In Rhineura floridana isolate rRhiFlo1 chromosome 22, rRhiFlo1.hap2, whole genome shotgun sequence, a single genomic region encodes these proteins:
- the CTXND2 gene encoding cortexin domain containing 2 yields MENPTPPETFVDVDKGICIGFLSLMCFFLMLMIVRCAKLIVDPYTAIPTSTWDEEQLD; encoded by the coding sequence ATGGAGAATCCGACGCCGCCGGAGACCTTTGTGGATGTGGACAAGGGCATCTGCATTGGGTTCCTCTCCCTGATGTGCTTCTTCCTGATGCTCATGATAGTGCGGTGTGCAAAGCTGATTGTGGACCCCTACACCGCCATCCCCACCTCCACCTGGGATGAAGAGCAGCTTGACTGA